Proteins found in one Eriocheir sinensis breed Jianghai 21 chromosome 14, ASM2467909v1, whole genome shotgun sequence genomic segment:
- the LOC126998315 gene encoding cilia- and flagella-associated protein 251-like: EEEEEEEEEEEEEEEEEEEEEEEEEEEEEEEEEEEEEEEEEEEEEEEEEEEEEEEEEEEEEEEEEEEEEEEEEEEEEEEEEEEEEEEEEEEEEEEEEEEEEEEEEEEEEEEEEEEEEEEEEEEEEEEEEEEEEEEEEEEEEEEEEEEEEEEEEEEEEEEEEEEEEEEEEEEEEEEEEEEEEEEEEEEEEEEEEEEEEEEEEEEEEEEEEEEEEEEEEEEEEEEEEEEEEEEEEEEEEEEEEEEEEEEEEEEEEEEEEEEEEEEEEEEEEEEEEEEEEEEEEEEEEEEEEEEEEEEEEEEEEEEEEEEEEEEEEEEEEEEEEEEEEEEEEEEEEEEEEEEEEEEEEEEEEEEEEEEEEEEEEEEEEEEEEEEEEEEEEEEEEENEEQKRNGENPRKQVSS, encoded by the exons gaagaagaagaagaagaagaagaagaagaagaagaagaagaagaagaagaagaagaagaagaagaagaagaagaagaagaagaagaagaagaagaagaagaagaagaagaagaagaagaagaagaagaagaagaagaagaagaagaagaagaagaagaagaagaagaagaagaagaagaagaagaagaagaagaagaagaagaagaagaagaagaagaagaagaagaagaagaagaagaagaagaagaagaagaagaagaagaagaagaagaagaagaagaagaagaagaagaagaagaagaagaagaagaagaagaagaagaagaagaagaagaagaagaagaagaagaagaagaagaagaagaagaagaagaagaagaagaagaagaagaagaagaagaagaagaagaagaagaagaagaagaagaagaagaagaagaagaagaagaagaagaagaagaagaagaagaagaagaagaagaagaagaagaagaagaagaagaagaagaagaagaagaagaagaagaagaagaagaagaagaagaagaagaagaagaagaagaagaagaagaagaagaagaagaagaagaagaagaagaagaagaagaagaagaagaagaagaagaagaagaagaagaagaagaagaagaagaagaagaagaagaagaagaagaagaagaagaagaagaagaagaagaagaagaagaagaagaagaagaagaagaagaagaagaagaagaagaagaagaagaagaagaagaagaagaagaagaagaagaagaagaagaagaagaagaagaagaagaagaagaagaagaagaagaagaagaagaagaagaagaagaagaagaagaagaagaagaagaagaagaagaagaagaagaagaagaagaagaagaagaagaagaagaagaagaagaagaagaagaagaagaagaagaagaagaagaagaagaagaagaagaagaagaagaagaagaagaagaagaagaagaagaagaagaagaagaagaagaagaagaagaagaagaagaagaagaagaagaagaagaagaagaagaagaagaagaagaagaagaagaagaagaagaagaagaagaagaagaagaagaagaagaagaagaagaagaagaagaagaagaagaaaatgaagaacaaaaaagaaacggagaaaaCCCTCGAAAACAAG TCTCAAGTTAA